CTTGCAAGCGATAAAATTTCACCAATGCTTTTTTTATTTAAACCTTCAGCAATCCAGATTTTATTTAATTCCCTACCTGAACGAAGCGCTTCGACAATCGGATTTTTTCCGCCGAGCATTTCAGTTTCAATTTCAGTCATAACGTTTCACCCTCCTTGACAGTTTCAATGATTCGAATTGATTCAACAATAAATTCTTCGGTTCTTTCGGTTCTTCCGAGCAAATATAAGAAGCCCAGAACAGCTTCGAAGCCCGAGCTATTTTTATACGTGCCAACATCTGTATTCTTTGGTATCGAGCCTGACTTCGCATTGCGACCGCGTCTCATAACGGCCGCTTCCTCTTCAGTCAAGTAGTCCGATGCTAACATCTCTTGCAAAACAGCCGCCTGTGATTTTGCCGAAACATATTTCGTCGCTTCACGGTGCAATACATTCGGCTTAACGCGGCCGGAGCGCAACAAATGCTCCCGTACCGCTTGCTCGTAAACCGCATCGCCCATATACGCCAACGCAAGGGCATTCAATTGCAATACATCCCTATCTCTTAATACGTACATACGAATTAGCCTCTTCTCCAGCGCGTTCCTTGCGCAGTATCTTCTAGAAGAATCCCTTTTGCAACGAGTTCATCACGAATTTCATCTGAACGTTCGAAATTCCGGTTCCGACGTGCTTCAAGTCGTTCCTCGATTAACTTTTCAATATCTGCGTCCAACAAGTCCTCGGCGTCATCGAAAGGTAAGCCAAGCACATTCATCAGCGACTCAAATGTTTCTTTAAAGTACGTCAGGACGCTAGACTCTGTATTTCTTTCCAGTAAATAAACGTTTGCAAGTCGAACAAGTTCAAAAATCTCCGCAATGCCGTTCGCCGTGTTGAAGTCATCATCCATCGCTACTGTAAATCGGTTTTTGCATTCGTCGATTTTGTTCATCCAAATATCTTTTTGGTCACCAAGATCCGCAGAATTTTCAAGTCGGTGCTTCACATTATTGTAAGCTGTCGTAATTCTCTCCAAACCATTCGCCGCATTTGCAACAAGCTCCTCGGAGAAATTGATTGGATGTCTATAATGAACCGATAGCATGAAAAAGCGGAGCACTTTCGGATCGACTTGTTTTCGAATTTCGTTAACCATGACAAAGTTATTCAACGACTTCGACATTTTTTCATTATCGATATTGATATACCCATTATGCATCCAATACTTCGCGAAAGGTTTTCCTGTCATCGCTTCGGATTGCGCAATTTCGTTCTCGTGGTGCGGGAACGCCAAGTCTTGACCGCCACCGTGAATATCAATCGTATCGCCAAGATGTACGCGTGCCATTGCTGAACATTCAATATGCCAACCTGGACGCCCTTCACCCCATGGACTCTTCCATGAAACTTCATTCTCTTTTGCTGCTTTCCACAAGACAAAGTCCAACGGATCATCTTTCTTTTCACCTTGTTCAATGCGTGCACCGATAACTAATTCATCCGTTGATTGTTTGGACAGCTTCCCGTACCCTTCGAATTTTTTCGTCCGGTAATAAACATCTCCGTGAGATTCATAAGCGTACCCTTTATCAATCAGCACTTGGATAAATTCAATAATGTCATCGATATGGTTCGTCACGCGCGGATGAATATCAGCCTCGCTGCATCCAAGTGCGGAAACATCTTCAAAATAGGCGTTGATGAAACGCTCCGTTAACTCGCTAGTGTCTTCACCGAGTTCGTTTGCCGCCGCGATAATTTTGTCATCGACATCAGTAAAGTTGGACACAAACTTCACATCGTATCCACGGTATTCCAGGTATTTGCGAACCGTGTCGAATACGATGACTGGACGGGCGTTTCCGATATGAATGTAGTTATAGACGGTCGGACCGCACACATACATCGAAACCTTCCCTTCAACTTGCGGGACGAAAGGTTCTTTTTTCCTTGTTAATGTATTATAAATTTGGATTGTCATTACAAATCCCCTTCCTGTTCATGGATTCTTCGAGTTTCTCGAGACGTTCTTGCAGTTGTGAAATTTCCTGTTCAAGTAAATTGCATTTATCAGCCACTGGGTCCGGCATGTCTTGGTGATCAAGTTTCCGATTCACCTTGACCCCGTTCGTCACGACAACTTGCCCCGGAATTCCAACCACTGTTGAATTGGCCGGGACGTTTTTCAAAACAACGGAACCCGCCCCCACTTTGCTATTCTCTCCAATTGTTATCGACCCGAGTACTTTTGCGCCTGTCGCAACAAGAACATTATCTTCAAGCGTTGGATGCCTTTTCCCTTTTTCTTTCCCCGTTCCGCCTAGCGTAACACCTTGATATATGGTGACATCATTGCCGATTTCACAAGTTTCCCCAATAACGATTCCCATGCCGTGATCGATAAATAATCTTCGTCCGATTGTTGCGCCTGGATGAATTTCGATTCCCGTGAAAAAGCGACTGATTTGTGAAACTGCACGCGCTAAAAAGAGTAAATTCATGTTATATAAAGCATGTGCAATTCGATGAGACCATATTGCATGCAAGCCGGAATACGTTAGCATTACTTCGAATACGCTACGTGCGGCTGGGTCCTGGTCAAAAATGCATCGTATATCTTCTTTCATCTTCCTAAACACCGGCTCTCCCCCTAGTTTTATTTTCATGAAAATAAAAATACGCCCCTGTCAAAAATGACAGAGACGCATTGAATGCGTGGTTCCACTCCGCTTGAAAGACTCGCGCCTTCCCGCTTAACACCTGGTAACGTTGGCGAAACGTCCGGCTTACTATAGCTTCAGCACGGCTCTCAAAGGGGCATTTCCACATCGTAATGACTCGGATCACTTCCAGCCGATGATGATCCTCTCTGAAGAGATTACCTATGTGTACTTATCCTTATCGACGATTTAATTACTAGGTTAATTAAACATTTATTAATTAACTATAATCTTACACGCAAAGATTGGAAAGTCAAAATTATTGTTCTGCGTATTTGGCAATGCGTCGTGTTGCATTTTCTTTTCCAACCAACGCGATGGCTGCCGGTAGTTCAGGACCGCTCGTTTCGCCCGTTGTGACGACTCGAATCGGCATGAATAAGTTACGGCCTTTATGCCCCGTTTCTTTTTGAACAGCACTAATAGCTGCTTTGATAGACGGTGCGTCAAATGTTTCGAGTGCAGCGAACTTACTTTCCAGCGACGCCATTACTTCAGGAACTTGTTCACCCGCAAGTACCTCTTGGGATTGCTCATTATATTCAATGTCGTCTTTAAAGAACTGGGCGGTTAGATCAACAATTTCAGCGCCGTAGCTTAACTGACCATGATATAAAGCGATTAAATCATGTGCCCATTCTTTTTGTTCGGCAGAAAGTTCTGTTGGCAATGCCCCCGATTTTTGCAGATGAGGAAGCGCCAATTCTATTACTTCTTCGAGTGGCAATTGTTTAATGTATTGGTTGTTCATCCATGTTAATTTGTTCTTATCGAAAGCCGCTGGGGATTTTGATAAACGATTTTCGTCAAAAATAGAAATAAGTTCTTCTTTAGAAAACAGCTCATCTTCTCCTTCCGGCGACCAACCGAGTAGCACAATAAAGTTGAAAAGTGCTTCTGGCAAATACCCAAGTTCCTCATATTGTTCGATAAACTGGATAATGGCTTCATCACGTTTACTTAGTTTACGACCACTCTCATTCACGATTAATGTCATATGGCCAAAAATTGGCGTTTCCCATCCGAACGCCTCATAAATCATTTGTTGTCTTGGCGTGTTAGAAATATGGTCGTCTCCGCGTAAAACATGCGAAATTTCCATGTAATGGTCATCCACAACAACCGCAAAGTTATACGTTGGAATCCCATCCTTTTTCACAATGACAAAGTCGCCAATTCCGTCCGCTTCAAACGTCACATTATCTTTTACGATGTCGTTGAACGTATATGTTTTTCCGCGTGGGACTGCAAAACGAATACTCGGCTCTCTGCCTTCTGCCTCTCGTTCAGCTCGTTCCTCGGCAGATAAATGACGGCATTTCCCGCCATAACGCGGCATCTCATTTCTAGCAGATTGCGCATCACGTTCAGCTTCTAACTCTTCAGGTGTACAGTAACATTTATATGCTAAGTCTTTCTCTAAAAGTTCATCATATAGTTTTTTGTACAGATCATTTCGTTCGGATTGACGATAAGGCCCGTAATCTCCACCGACATCAACACCTTCATCCCAGTCAAGCCC
The window above is part of the Sporosarcina sp. 6E9 genome. Proteins encoded here:
- a CDS encoding Mini-ribonuclease 3, with translation MYVLRDRDVLQLNALALAYMGDAVYEQAVREHLLRSGRVKPNVLHREATKYVSAKSQAAVLQEMLASDYLTEEEAAVMRRGRNAKSGSIPKNTDVGTYKNSSGFEAVLGFLYLLGRTERTEEFIVESIRIIETVKEGETL
- the cysS gene encoding cysteine--tRNA ligase, translated to MTIQIYNTLTRKKEPFVPQVEGKVSMYVCGPTVYNYIHIGNARPVIVFDTVRKYLEYRGYDVKFVSNFTDVDDKIIAAANELGEDTSELTERFINAYFEDVSALGCSEADIHPRVTNHIDDIIEFIQVLIDKGYAYESHGDVYYRTKKFEGYGKLSKQSTDELVIGARIEQGEKKDDPLDFVLWKAAKENEVSWKSPWGEGRPGWHIECSAMARVHLGDTIDIHGGGQDLAFPHHENEIAQSEAMTGKPFAKYWMHNGYINIDNEKMSKSLNNFVMVNEIRKQVDPKVLRFFMLSVHYRHPINFSEELVANAANGLERITTAYNNVKHRLENSADLGDQKDIWMNKIDECKNRFTVAMDDDFNTANGIAEIFELVRLANVYLLERNTESSVLTYFKETFESLMNVLGLPFDDAEDLLDADIEKLIEERLEARRNRNFERSDEIRDELVAKGILLEDTAQGTRWRRG
- the cysE gene encoding serine O-acetyltransferase is translated as MFRKMKEDIRCIFDQDPAARSVFEVMLTYSGLHAIWSHRIAHALYNMNLLFLARAVSQISRFFTGIEIHPGATIGRRLFIDHGMGIVIGETCEIGNDVTIYQGVTLGGTGKEKGKRHPTLEDNVLVATGAKVLGSITIGENSKVGAGSVVLKNVPANSTVVGIPGQVVVTNGVKVNRKLDHQDMPDPVADKCNLLEQEISQLQERLEKLEESMNRKGICNDNPNL
- the gltX gene encoding glutamate--tRNA ligase translates to MTKEVRVRYAPSPTGHLHIGNARTALFNYLYARSKGGKFIIRIEDTDASRNIEGGESSQLEYLKWLGLDWDEGVDVGGDYGPYRQSERNDLYKKLYDELLEKDLAYKCYCTPEELEAERDAQSARNEMPRYGGKCRHLSAEERAEREAEGREPSIRFAVPRGKTYTFNDIVKDNVTFEADGIGDFVIVKKDGIPTYNFAVVVDDHYMEISHVLRGDDHISNTPRQQMIYEAFGWETPIFGHMTLIVNESGRKLSKRDEAIIQFIEQYEELGYLPEALFNFIVLLGWSPEGEDELFSKEELISIFDENRLSKSPAAFDKNKLTWMNNQYIKQLPLEEVIELALPHLQKSGALPTELSAEQKEWAHDLIALYHGQLSYGAEIVDLTAQFFKDDIEYNEQSQEVLAGEQVPEVMASLESKFAALETFDAPSIKAAISAVQKETGHKGRNLFMPIRVVTTGETSGPELPAAIALVGKENATRRIAKYAEQ